From a single Rosa rugosa chromosome 7, drRosRugo1.1, whole genome shotgun sequence genomic region:
- the LOC133723315 gene encoding LEAF RUST 10 DISEASE-RESISTANCE LOCUS RECEPTOR-LIKE PROTEIN KINASE-like 2.1, whose protein sequence is MNNQNLLFFPQFINLYVLIVFLLSETSFAVDSHYQNCSVPKTCGSQKISFPFYILGQQEAYCGFPGFQLNCSSNEEDGYPTLQLAGNEYLVHNISYQNQTLLVSNAALSNSNKAVCIPLVQNLTFPTDQYDLVPKQKEIVLLYNCSSALVDESFSEYKIGSCDPTLTSRTSVLALPGDKHQLFANVSDKCGREVVVTPVEDYGTNIELGIEEVLSRGFMLKWFASNCSRCEDSGGKCGFSSETYHFSCFCPDRPHAVSCRPKGYEKLILKLIIGAVAGSLAAVIIFCCFLWKKKNQSRQMLEAFLRNYGPFQVKRFSYSDVKKMTNSFKEKLGQGGYGDVYKGELKDGRLVAVKMLNRSKGDGEDFMNEVAAISRTSHVNIVSLLGFCFECSKRALIYEFMPNGSLEKFIFDANNPQKDHHLGWEALYVISLGIARGLEYLHRGCNTRILHFDIKPHNILLDENLSPKISDFGLAKICDRKESIVSMVCARGTAGYIAPEVFCRNFGGVSHKSDVYSYGMMLSEMVGGRRNINTEVENTSEIYFPHWIYKRLELDEELGLQSIMNEDDKVRARKMIIVSLWCIQTDPSTRPAMKQVIEMLEGSVDCLQIPPKPYLSSPPNP, encoded by the exons ATGAATAATCAAAACTTGCTCTTCTTCCCCCAATTCATAAACCTCTATGTTCTCATTGTCTTTCTCTTGTCAGAAACCTCATTTGCTGTGGACTCTCACTACCAAAACTGCAGTGTGCCCAAGACTTGTGGCAGCCAAAAGATAAGCTTTCCGTTTTACATCCTAGGACAGCAAGAAGCCTACTGCGGCTTTCCCGGGTTTCAACTCAACTGCAGTAGTAATGAAGAAGATGGATACCCTACTCTCCAATTGGCTGGAAATGAGTACTTAGTCCACAATATTagttaccaaaaccaaactctTCTCGTCTCAAACGCTGCTCTTTCAAACTCAAACAAAGCTGTTTGTATTCCATTAGTCCAAAACTTAACTTTTCCTACTGATCAGTATGACCTTGTTCCGAAACAAAAAGAAATCGTTTTGCTGTATAACTGCAGCTCTGCTTTGGTAGATGAGTCATTTTCGGAGTACAAAATCGGTAGCTGTGATCCAACGCTGACCAGTAGGACTTCAGTTCTGGCGCTGCCTGGGGATAAACACCAACTGTTTGCAAATGTGTCTGACAAGTGTGGAAGAGAAGTGGTGGTAACTCCGGTTGAAGATTATGGCACTAATATTGAGTTGGGTATTGAAGAGGTATTGAGCAGAGGGTTTATGCTCAAATGGTTTGCAAGCAACTGCAGCCGCTGCGAGGACAGTGGAGGCAAGTGTGGCTTCAGTTCCGAGACGTATCATTTCAGCTGTTTCTGCCCAGATAGGCCTCATGCTGTCAGCTGTAGACCTAAAG GATATGAGAAATTGATACTGAAGCTCATAATAG GTGCGGTGGCTGGTTCTCTGGCTGCAGTGATTATCTTTTGTTGCTTCCTttggaagaagaaaaaccaGAGTCGTCAAATGCTGGAGGCCTTTCTAAGGAACTACGGGCCATTTCAAGTTAAAAGATTCAGTTATTCGGATGTCAAAAAAATGACCAACTCATTCAAGGAAAAGTTGGGGCAAGGGGGCTATGGTGATGTTTACAAAGGAGAGTTAAAAGATGGCCGTCTTGTAGCAGTGAAGATGTTGAACAGATCAAAAGGTGATGGAGAAGACTTTATGAACGAAGTCGCTGCCATTAGTAGAACTTCACATGTCAACATTGTCAGCTTGTTGGGATTTTGTTTCGAGTGTTCAAAAAGAGCTCTCATCTATGAATTCATGCCTAATGGATCTCTTGAGAAGTTCATATTTGATGCAAATAACCCCCAAAAAGATCATCATTTGGGATGGGAAGCATTATATGTAATTTCACTTGGCATTGCTCGAGGACTGGAGTATTTACATCGTGGATGCAACACAAGAATTTTGCATTTTGACATTAAGCCTCATAATATTCTTCTTGATGAGAACTTGTCCCCAAAAATCTCTGATTTCGGCCTTGCAAAAATATGTGACAGAAAAGAGAGTATTGTTTCAATGGTGTGCGCAAGAGGTACTGCTGGATATATTGCTCCTGAAGTGTTCTGTAGAAATTTTGGAGGGGTCTCGCATAAATCAGATGTGTATAGTTATGGAATGATGCTTTCCGAGATGGTTGGGGGAAGAAGGAATATCAATACTGAAGTTGAAAATACTAGTGAGATATATTTTCCTCATTGGATTTACAAGCGCCTAGAATTGGATGAAGAACTTGGTCTGCAAAGCATCATGAATGAGGATGACAAAGTAAGAGCGAGGAAGATGATAATAGTGAGCTTATGGTGCATACAAACCGACCCTTCAACCCGACCTGCGATGAAACAAGTCATAGAAATGCTGGAAGGGAGTGTTGATTGTTTGCAGATACCACCAAAGCCTTACTTGTCTTCTCCTCCAAATCCCTAG
- the LOC133723316 gene encoding protein MRG2-like encodes MRFRRRMIFLVMLKAHSVEEILKGLCCYFDKALPVILLYKYYDRPQFEKAIADNVSPSSVYGAEHLLRLFVKLPELLVEANIEEETLKELLQRLADFLKFLHKNQSAFFLSSYHVPEDTEISTNKQDD; translated from the exons ATGCGTTTTCGAAGAAGGATGATCTTTCTGGTTATGCT GAAAGCTCATTCAGTTGAAGAAATTCTGAAAGGACTCTGTTGCTACTTTGACAAAGCATTGCCAGTTATCCTTCTTTACAAATATTATGATCGTCCGCAGTTTGAGAAAGCAATTGCAGATAATGTCTCTCCTTCATCTGTATACGGTGCTGAGCATCTATTACGCCTCTTTG TTAAACTGCCCGAGCTATTGGTTGAGGCTAACATTGAAGAGGAGACTTTGAAAGAGCTGCTGCAAAGATTGGCCGACTTTCTCAA GTTCCTACATAAGAACCAGAGTGCATTCTTCCTCTCTTCCTACCATGTACCAGAAGATACTGAAATCAGCACCAACAAACAAGATGACTAA
- the LOC133722428 gene encoding putative receptor protein kinase ZmPK1, translating into MASLFHILLLFLAIYFQISSSTSDTPNKGSSLSVEKPDDELTSPDGVFTAGFHQVGNNSFCFAIWFSEPFDHYKNRTIVWMANRDQPVNGKHSKLSLLKTGDLILTDAGQSIVWSTATTSVSQANLSLHNSGNLVLLNSEHVILWQSFDHPTDTFLPDQPLTRSTILVSMRSPSNYSSGFYKLFFDNDNLLRLLFDGLEISSVYWFEPWQTGRTARRSKDNNSRVAVMDSLGKFTSSDKYTLIASDYGAASQRRLTVDCDGNVRLHSRAKPGDRWVVTGQIMENACMIHGVCGPNSVCDYEPSTGRKCSCIPGYKMANYTDWYYGCEPEFNYTCGRGESSFFKLSRLDFYGYDYGYFPNYTFMQCEDLCLQLCNCKGFQYCPRSRIYGCYPKTVLLNGYRSPSSSKDIYLRVPKIHLSSYGLPQEEFRLRCLDKVVELDRSYEKSHVTGLEKFLLWFACGVGGFEIICILLVLGLITQNRRDSNEDKHGYLLAATGFKRFSYAELKKATWDFSQEIGRGAGGVVYKAVLADHRVAAIKRLNETNQGEGEFSAEVNTIGRLNHMHLIEMWGYCTEGKHRLLVYEYMEHGSLAQKLASNVLDWEKRFEIALGIAKGLAYLHEECLEWVLHCDVKPQNILLDSNYQSKVADFGLSKLLNRDDLKNWSFSRIRGTRGYIAPEWVYNLPVTSKVDVYSYGVVVLEMVTGKNPIKPDVDAIDGEQRRLIMWVRKKLHNGTSAIFHFTGYLVRFADLQRFLASCRVVDWSDRRVG; encoded by the coding sequence ATGGCTTCTCTGTTtcacattcttcttctttttcttgcaaTTTATTTCCAAATCTCGTCTTCAACGTCCGACACTCCGAATAAAGGCTCATCCCTATCTGTAGAGAAACCAGACGATGAATTAACTTCACCGGATGGAGTTTTCACCGCCGGGTTTCACCAAGTCGGCAACAATTCATTTTGCTTTGCTATTTGGTTCAGTGAGCCATTTGACCACTACAAAAACAGAACCATAGTCTGGATGGCCAACCGTGACCAACCAGTCAATGGCAAACACTCAAAGCTCTCCCTCCTCAAAACTGGTGATCTCATCTTAACCGACGCTGGTCAATCCATTGTTTGGTCCACAGCCACCACTTCAGTCTCACAGGCGAACTTAAGCCTCCACAATTCCGGCAATCTTGTTTTGCTAAACTCGGAGCATGTCATTCTATGGCAGAGCTTTGATCACCCTACTGATACTTTTCTTCCAGACCAACCACTCACCAGAAGCACAATCCTTGTCTCCATGAGAAGCCCGAGCAACTACTCCTCTGGCTTCTACAAGCTCTTCTTTGACAATGACAACCTTCTCCGGCTACTCTTCGACGGTCTTGAGATTTCAAGTGTGTATTGGTTTGAGCCATGGCAAACAGGCCGAACAGCCAGAAGGTCCAAAGACAACAACAGTAGAGTTGCCGTGATGGATTCCTTAGGCAAGTTTACTTCATCAGACAAATATACTTTGATCGCTTCCGATTATGGTGCAGCTTCGCAAAGAAGACTGACGGTTGATTGTGATGGAAATGTTCGGTTGCACAGCCGGGCCAAACCAGGAGACAGATGGGTTGTGACAGGGCAGATCATGGAAAATGCTTGTATGATTCATGGGGTTTGTGGTCCTAATAGTGTGTGTGACTATGAGCCTAGTACTGGAAGAAAATGTTCTTGCATTCCTGGTTACAAAATGGCAAACTATACTGATTGGTATTATGGTTGTGAACCTGAGTTCAATTACACTTGCGGCAGAGGTGAGTCCAGTTTCTTCAAGCTTTCGAGGCTCGACTTTTACGGGTATGATTACGGATACTTCCCCAACTACACATTCATGCAGTGTGAGGATCTCTGTTTGCAGCTGTGTAACTGCAAGGGTTTCCAATACTGTCCCCGCAGCAGAATATATGGCTGTTATCCGAAAACGGTGTTGCTCAATGGATACAGGTCTCCAAGCTCTTCTAAAGACATATATTTGAGAGTGCCAAAGATCCATCTGTCATCTTATGGATTGCCACAAGAAGAATTTAGGTTGCGTTGCTTAGATAAGGTGGTTGAGCTAGATAGGAGCTATGAGAAGAGCCATGTAACTGGTCTAGAGAAATTTTTGCTGTGGTTTGCCTGTGGAGTTGGAGGATTTGAGATCATTTGTATACTTTTGGTTTTGGGTCTAATAACTCAAAATCGGAGAGATTCCAATGAGGATAAGCACGGCTACCTTCTTGCTGCAACTGGATTCAAAAGGTTTAGCTATGCTGAGCTCAAGAAGGCAACATGGGATTTTAGTCAAGAAATTGGAAGAGGAGCTGGAGGTGTTGTTTACAAAGCTGTATTGGCTGATCATCGAGTTGCAGCGATTAAGAGGCTTAATGAAACTAACCAAGGAGAAGGTGAGTTTTCAGCAGAAGTCAACACTATTGGGAGGCTGAACCATATGCATTTGATTGAGATGTGGGGATATTGCACGGAGGGAAAGCACAGGCTTCTTGTTTATGAGTACATGGAGCATGGTTCCTTGGCACAAAAGTTAGCTTCCAATGTACTTGATTGGGAAAAGAGGTTTGAGATTGCTCTAGGCATTGCAAAGGGTCTTGCTTATTTGCATGAAGAATGTTTGGAGTGGGTTTTACATTGTGATGTTAAGCCTCAAAACATACTCTTGGACTCCAATTATCAATCAAAGGTTGCAGATTTTGGCCTATCCAAGCTACTTAACAGGGATGACCTTAAGAACTGGAGCTTTTCGAGGATACGAGGAACTAGAGGTTACATCGCTCCGGAGTGGGTTTACAATTTGCCTGTCACATCCAAAGTGGATGTGTACAGCTATGGGGTTGTGGTGTTGGAGATGGTGACCGGAAAGAACCCGATAAAGCCGGATGTGGATGCCATTGATGGCGAGCAGAGAAGGCTGATCATGTGGGTGAGGAAGAAATTACATAATGGAACTTCTGCTATATTCCATTTCACTGGGTATCTTGTTCGATTTGCAGATTTGCAGAGATTCTTGGCTTCTTGCAGAGTTGTAGACTGGAGTGACCGAAGAGTTGGCTGA